A genomic segment from Solenopsis invicta isolate M01_SB chromosome 5, UNIL_Sinv_3.0, whole genome shotgun sequence encodes:
- the LOC105205759 gene encoding formin-2, translating to MYTSNIEMNKKKFCDASSTIRNAANEKFCEGAKNLASFKKLSSKMSRFQPNSMFRTLPIHIPVDARREYLNNDAVIAGVAAPDYRPRMQARHGQGAAAAQARSPRSKLSDFFHLWVNNIRLLYSWSNLEDLPPQALPSTMGNLQSDSKKKQKKKEAAPPVPTSTSTSTDVELETTEDQPPKKEKRDQPPKVPERRDEPREPTKISFEKVHTPGKRQAPPPPPAPILVLPQIPKDTQESVEPECRKDTATTTKPCVTTTESFRSSTTMSTTTPAQTPTTPQTIQLPPLLVTDSWRLANKGLVVTEMPTPPSQESSSDSVFTDPGELTMSPVTATTRPEVVKRKPNLETIDSKGEKAPFTITKHKKIHLAVMSPRGVTSSEKKVTSEMSPRTPQRRHSVCNIEFPPTRKLRMLRRVASLTLDRNSAKKRRSSKSFTCQKTDRHKQFEERELPISLTSALPDKDARKNFTSLIDRTGTCALADEFQSTRTKSSPVCCEHLMLKDTHLYEEEVKKLKDEIKRLREISIDRQVNTKVQSTQTSPRSLSPVDGNASETNRSDTNFDQDKMTLVLSSMSIDKVDRSCLSHSNQANAPNGNLASYPPPLPLEVFSKNTSTLITTSFIPPPPPPPSPFTIATDSVVCDGKRTVSSLSTKLTDVSGIPTPPSCPAAMSTQSTLSTFPSPPPAPSPPPSTPMSRTTSTMIPIPPPPPMQAIIDAIPPPSPLQNMIPPPPPPPLPPSFLLEPVYSVESGIPPPPPPPSATCEMSSTTKMTVPPPPPPPPTPMLNTCGIPPPPPPPPPPPPSLAGDTSAIPPPPPPLPGMNSTTGPPPPPPLPGMQGGIPPPPPPPIGGSGAGPPPPPMAPPPPPGAAGPCPLPAPPVGGWNPPSRAIMRKQALNPDVPMKPLYWTRILVPVTATSQTSVDSSDLSPQAPLWLELTEEENINMKEFADLFSRQVRERNLTKSNEGTPKKSSKIQPAKILDPKRSKMVGILEKSLHIDFSEIENAAYNLDTSVISLEALQQIYEIKPTQKEIEEIATHEAMYPDVPLDQPELFLKRLSGINHFSERIACLMLQSEFQDAISSVSYKLNNVRTTCDFLLNSEPLKKVMAIILTLGNYMNGGNMLRGQADGFGLEILGKLKDVKSNVPGITLLHYVVNAKLSQEKGHNFEELLPLPVPEPADVEAASTIKFDDINKELDRLDKELRACAQMCITIVEADPSMSKIFKKKVDSFVKKAKTDLASEKEEFLEAKNKFKAVMKFYQFVPKGSTLETAEPYDFFNLWLSFCRDFKDIWKREQQRIRKERIEEIRKKYNKSEVVRVKLNPHGLKAKLQKLTHKKHTQR from the exons ATGTATACCAGTAATATCGAGATGAACAAAAAGAAG TTTTGCGATGCCTCTTCTACGATTCGAAACGCTGCGAACGAAAAATTTTGTGAAGGTGCGAAAAATCTTGCTTCCTTCAAGAAATTATCGTCGAAAATGTCCAGGTTTCAACCGAATTCTATGTTTCGGACTTTGCCCATACATATTC CGGTCGACGCGCGGCGAGAGTATCTGAACAACGACGCCGTGATCGCGGGTGTCGCAGCTCCCGACTATCGACCACGGATGCAGGCCCGCCATGGTCAAGGCGCAGCCGCGGCCCAGGCGCGGTCGCCGCGATCAAAGCTGTCAGATTTCTTCCATCTCTGGGTCAACAACATCCGACTGCTCTACTCCTGGAGCAATCTAGAAGACCTGCCGCCACAAGCGTTGCCCAGCACGATGGGTAATCTACAAAGCGACAGCAAGAAGAAGCAAAAGAAGAAGGAGGCCGCCCCGCCAGTGCCGACGTCTACGTCCACGTCAACGGACGTCGAGCTCGAGACGACCGAGGACCAACCTCCGAAGAAGGAGAAGCGAGACCAACCGCCGAAAGTTCCGGAAAGACGCGATGAACCTCGCGAGCCGACCAAGATTAGCTTCGAGAAGGTGCACACGCCGGGCAAGAGACAggcgccaccaccaccaccagcaCCGATATTGGTGTTACCTCAAATACCCAAG GACACGCAGGAAAGTGTAGAGCCTGAATGTCGCAAGGATACTGCAACAACAACGAAGCCATGCGTGACAACGACGGAGTCTTTCCGCTCAAGTACCACGATGTCAACGACGACACCGGCTCAGACCCCGACGACGCCACAAACGATCCAGCTGCCTCCACTGCTGGTGACCGATTCGTGGCGCTTAGCTAACAAGGGCCTGGTCGTTACGGAAATGCCGACGCCACCCAGCCAGGAATCCTCGAGCGACAGTGTCTTCACCGATCCCGGCGAGCTCACCATGAGTCCGGTCACGGCTACCACGAGACCGGAAGTGGTGAAGCGTAAACCGAACTTGGAGACGATCGACAGCAAGGGAGAGAAGGCTCCGTTTACGATCACAAAGCACAAGAAAATCCATCTCGCGGTGATGAGTCCCCGAG gcGTAACGTCGAGCGAGAAGAAGGTGACATCGGAAATGAGTCCGAGAACTCCACAAAGGCGACACAGCGTCTGCAACATAGAGTTTCCGCCGACACGCAAACTCAGAATGCTCAGAAGAGTGGCTAGCTTGACTCTGGATCGAAATAGTGCTAAGAAAAGAAGAAGTTCCAAAAGTTTTACCTGCCAGAAAACGGATCGCCACAAGCAATTCGAAG AACGAGAACTGCCAATCTCTCTAACGTCTGCGTTACCAGATAAAGACGCGAGGAAGAACTTTACGTCCCTG ATAGATCGGACAGGCACCTGTGCACTGGCAGATGAATTTCAGTCAACTCGAACTAAATCAAGCCCAGTTTGCTGTGAACATCTCATGCTTAAAGATACACATTTGTACGAAGAAGAGGTGAAGAAGCTGAAAGATGAGATCAAACGATTGCGCGAGATATCGATAGACCGACAAGTAAACACCAAGGTTCAGTCTACTCAGACCTCACCGAGAAGCTTATCACCTGTTGATGGAAATGCCAGTGAAACGAACAGAAGTGACACAAATTTCGATCAAGACAAGATGACTCTCGTACTTTCCTCAATGTCGATCGACAAGGTCGATCGGTCGTGCTTATCGCACAGCAATCAAGCAAATGCGCCTAATGGAAATCTGGCGTCGTATCCACCTCCATTACCACTGGAGGTATTCTCGAAAAATACATCTACCTTGATAACGACGTCTTTTATCCCaccgcctccgccgccgccgtctcCGTTCACGATTGCCACCGATTCGGTAGTATGTGACGGCAAAAGGACAGTTTCATCATTGTCGACAAAATTGACGGACGTTTCCGGAATACCGACACCACCATCGTGTCCTGCAGCCATGTCGACGCAAAGTACTCTGAGTACATTTCCATCTCCGCCGCCTGCTCCGTCTCCGCCACCATCCACACCGATGTCGCGTACCACGAGTACGATGATACCTATTCCTCCACCTCCACCTATGCAAGCTATCATAGACGCGATACCTCCGCCGTCTCCTCTACAAAACATGATACCTCCACCGCCTCCGCCGCCACTTCCTCCCTCATTTTTGCTCGAACCAGTGTACAGCGTTGAGAGTGGTATACCccctccgccgccgccaccaaGTGCAACGTGCGAAATGTCTTCGACTACGAAAATGACCGTACCTCCGCCACCGCCTCCTCCACCTACGCCAATGTTAAACACGTGCGGGataccaccgccgccgcctccaccaccaccaccaccaccatcactaGCAGGTGATACTAGCGCAATaccgccaccgccgcctccGTTACCTGGAATGAATTCTACAACTGgtccaccaccgccgccaccgctacCAGGTATGCAGGGTGGCATACCTCCACCACCTCCACCTCCTATCGGAGGTTCAGGTGCAGGTCCTCCACCACCGCCTATGGCACCGCCGCCACCCCCAGGGGCAGCAGGACCTTGTCCTCTACCTGCCCCACCGGTTGGAGGCTGGAACCCGCCTAGTAGAGCTA TTATGAGAAAGCAAGCTTTAAATCCTGATGTGCCTATGAAACCACTTTACTGGACGAGGATTTTGGTACCAGTTACTGCGACCAGTCAAACTTCAGTAGACTCTTCAGATTTGTCACCCCAG GCGCCCCTGTGGTTGGAACTTACGGAGGAAgagaatataaatatgaaagagTTCGCTGATTTATTTTCGCGACAGGTGAGAGAGAGGAATCTGACCAAGTCAAACGAGGGAACGCCCAAAAAAAGTTCAAAGATCCAACCTGCGAAAATATTGGACCCAAAGCGTTCAAAAATGGTTGGAATTCTTGAAAAAAGTCTGCACATTGATTTTAGCGAGATCGAGAATGCGGCCTATAACTTAGATACGAGCGTGATCAGTCTGGAAGCGTTGCAGCAGATATACGAAATC AAACCAACGCAAAAGGAAATAGAAGAAATTGCAACTCACGAAGCAATGTATCCGGACGTTCCTCTCGATCAACCTGAATTATTTCTTAAACGACTGTCCGGCATAAATCACTTCTCCGAAAGGATAGCCTGCCTGATGCTGCAGTCGGAATTTCAAGACGCGATATCGTCGGTCTCGTATAAATTGAACAACGTGCGAACTACTTGCGACTTTCTGCTCAATTCCGAGCCTTTGAAGAAAGTGATGGCCATCATCCTGACTTTGGGCAATTACATGAATGGCGGAAATATGTTGCGCGGCCAGGCCGACGGTTTTGGTCTGGAGATTCTCGGCAAACTGAAGGACGTGAAGTCTAACGTACCTGGCATCACCCTGTTACACTACGTTGTCAATGCGAAATTGTCCCAGGAAAAGGGCCATAACTTCGAAGAGCTCTTGCCTTTACCTGTGCCTGAACCGGCTGACGTAGAAGCCGCCTCCACGATCAAGTTTGACGACATTAATAAGGAACTTGATAGACTGGACAAGGAATTACGGG CATGCGCACAAATGTGCATTACAATCGTGGAAGCGGATCCATCTATGTCCAAAATATTCAAGAAGAAAGTAGACTCGTTTGTAAAAAAGGCGAAAACCGATTTAGCGAGTGAAAAAGAAGAGTTCCTGGAagctaaaaacaaattcaaagCTGTGATGAAATTCTATCAGTTTGTTCCCAAAGGCTCAACCCTGGAAACTGCGGAACCTTATGACTTCTTCAATTTGTGGCTTAGTTTCTGTAGAGACTTTAAG GATATCTGGAAGAGGGAACAGCAGCGAATACGAAAGGAACGAATcgaggaaattcgcaaaaagtatAACAAATCCGAAGTCGTAAGAGTAAAATTAAATCCACATGGATTAAaagcaaaattacaaaaacttaCGCATAAAAAGCACACTCAAAGATAG
- the LOC105205757 gene encoding NF-kappa-B inhibitor-interacting Ras-like protein, which yields MGKTTRVVVCGMKGVGKTALLEQLIYGNVDAKTEIHPTIEDIYVANIETDRGTKEKIRFYDTAGLESLQSNVNNQQLPRHYLGFADGYVLVYDTGKPESLDVLFPLKKDIDKNKDKKEITVIVIGNRTTKTDTVMNNLENTVSKATNWCTREKVKHYEVNIMDRSALFEAFVHLSSKLNPPANKSTFSQLSMGRKNVKAEAQ from the exons ATGGGGAAGACTACGAGGGTAGTCGTTTGCGGGATGAAAGGCGTTGGTAAGACCGCCCTGCTGGAGCAGCTCATATATGGAAATGTCGACGCGAAGACG GAAATTCATCCCACAATCGAGGACATCTATGTCGCCAACATTGAAACTGATCGGGGCACAAAGGAAAAGATCAGATTCTACGACACAGCCGGGCTTGAATCTCTGCAGAGCAATGTAAACAATCAGCAGCTTCCGCGACATTATCTCGGCTTCGCCGACGGTTACGTCCTGGTGTACGATACTGGCAAACCCGAATCTCTCGATGTTCTTTTCCCTCTGAAGAAGGACATCGATAAGAATAAGGACAAGAAGGAGATAACTGTGATTGTGATTGGTAATCGGACTACGAAAACCGATACCGTGATGAATAATTTGGAGAACACTGTGAGCAAAGCCACCAACTGGTGCACCAGAGAGAAGGTTAAGCATTACGAGGTAAATATCATGGATAGATCAGCTCTGTTTGAGGCGTTTGTGCATTTGTCATCCAAGCTGAATCCTCCTGctaataaaagtacattttcgCAATTAAGTATGGGTAGGAAAAATGTCAAGGCTGAGGCGCAGTGA
- the LOC105205758 gene encoding dihydroceramide fatty acyl 2-hydroxylase FAH1, protein MATRGKNFDSISHRSESDGSIFKMTDSDGGSTVCANKTENHHSNDKSWKESSEFLVKYRNRIYDISNFLNYHPGGKNTLSRLKDQVLDGELAKNPHSKSAYYLLEEFAVKQQERYNECENLIDWNAPILWQVGFMGDRYWEWVNLPVNRPIRYFESEILEMLSITPWYILPIVWLPIATYFLYMGCVSKISTNIAITAQNILPSIVLGLFIWTVVEYFVHRKVFHFEPPHNSKVLITLHFLFHGSHHKAPLDERRLVFPPTFSLFVALIVWNLYKLIFPQAIVHLVAAGTMIGYLSYDLIHYYLHNGAPTAGSYLYTMKRRHNYHHFVHHDQGFGVTSELWDRLLKTDLILRKLNEPLKW, encoded by the exons ATGGCTACCCGAGGTAAAAACTTCGATAGTATAAGTCATCGTTCGGAAAGCGACGGGAGTATCTTCAAAATGACGGACTCCGACGGAGGCTCTACGGTTTGTGCGAACAAAACGGAAAATCATCACAGTAACGACAAATCGTGGAAAGAATCGTCAGAGTTTCTCGTCAAGTATCGTAATCGCATTtatgatatttctaattttctgAATTATCATCCCGGTGGGAAAAACACGCTCAGCCGTCTCAAGGATCAAGTCTTAGATGGAGAGCTAGCAAAAAATCCTCATTCCAAATCTGCATATTACCTTCTCGAAGAATTTGCTGTGAAACAACAAGAGAGATACAACGAATGCGAA aATCTGATTGACTGGAACGCACCGATCTTATGGCAAGTGGGTTTTATGGGCGACCGATATTGGGAGTGGGTTAATCTGCCAGTTAACAGACCTATTCGCTATTTCGAATCGGAAATTTTAGAGATGTTATCGATTACGCCATGGTATATCTTGCCGATTGTTTGGTTGCCTATAGCTACGTATTTCCTTTACATGGGTTGcgtctcaaaaatttcgacaaACATTG CAATCAcagcacaaaacattttacCATCTATTGTTTTGGGACTATTTATCTGGACCGTTGTGGAATACTTTGTTCATCGAAAAGTATTTCACTTTGAACCACCGCATAATTCAAAAGTATTAATTACTCTACATTTCTTGTTCCATGGAAGTCACCATAAA GCACCATTGGATGAACGAAGACTTGTATTTCCACCAACATTCAGTTTATTTGTGGCACTAATCGTTTGGAACCTTTATAAGCTAATATTTCCTCAGGCAATAGTTCACCTGGTCGCCGCTGGTACTATGATAG gcTATTTAAGTTACGATTTAATACACTATTACTTGCACAATGGAGCACCTACAGCAGGATCATATCTATATACGATGAAAAGAAGACACAATTATCATCACTTTGTACATCATGATCAAG GATTTGGTGTTACCAGTGAACTATGGGATCGATTACTTAAAACGGATCTAATTCTGCGAAAATTAAACGAACCTTTGAAATGGTAA
- the LOC105205756 gene encoding sodium- and chloride-dependent transporter XTRP3 yields MVVEAGRNGHELAPLNNHRQVHNVTIVAAGSQNVTVGQETKEENRAAWSGKMQFFLSIIGYSVGLGNIWRFPYLCQQNGGGAFLLPFFVMLILEGIPLFLIELGLGQRMRQGALGVWNTIHPWLGGIGIASCIVTFFVSLYYNVIITWCVYYLFNSLEAITIKFGESLPWAKCPELDGKPVEECVRSSETEYFWYRTTLDAAPSIEDGQGLKWWIVLCLLLSWIVVFFIVMKGIQSSGKVVYFTSMFPYLVLTIFFIRGITLKGAGAGLAHMYTPKVEKLAEPMVWLDAATQVFYSFGLAFGSLIAFGSYNTPNNNCVRDVILVSVCNAFTAIYASVVIFAILGFKAMSNVDKCVVSAKDTLIQHGLLGNSTPFEFEQYEKFMNTFNSSSINITMKECSLSTELDKAAEGTGLAFIIFTQAIVELPGAPFWSCIFFMMLLALGLGSQIGLLEGMLCVIFDIDLFKRIKKQYMTGVVCIICFFVGLIFCTGAGEYWLKMFDSFAGTIGLVIVALMEMISVVYIYGHEKFTKDIEEMTGYKPGLYWQITWRFLAPLIMAGILLFSVGSMFITKPQYSAWNATTGEAKKTDYPGWVLGIAGIIILAGIAPIPIVYILRRFQLVKLDVDIHQGSIRRIDTTVSTKEMMGDVDLDEYHDRLEDFPEEDEDVNSDDDTNAAPTMSKLANKAMKGRAFKMEVMNF; encoded by the exons ATGGTAGTCGAGGCCGGAAGAAATGGGCACGAGTTGGCTCCGTTGAACAACCACCGCCAAGTCCACAACGTGACGATCGTGGCGGCCGGAAGTCAAAATGTTACCGTCGGTCAGGAGACGAAGGAGGAAAACAGGGCGGCATGGAGCGGGAAAATGCAATTCTTCCTCAGTATTATCGGGTACAGCGTCGGTCTGGGCAATATCTGGAGGTTTCCTTATCTGTGCCAACAGAACGGAGGCG GtgccttcctccttccttttttCGTGATGCTCATCTTGGAGGGTATACCCCTCTTCCTGATCGAGCTGGGTCTCGGACAACGTATGCGGCAGGGCGCCCTGGGCGTTTGGAACACAATACACCCTTGGCTAGGAGGTATAGGAATCGCGTCGTGTATAGTGACGTTTTTCGTTTCGCTTTACTACAACGTAATTATTACCTGGTGCGTCTACTACCTCTTCAACTCGCTCGAG GCTATCACGATTAAATTTGGT GAATCACTGCCGTGGGCAAAATGCCCGGAATTGGATGGAAAGCCGGTCGAGGAATGTGTCAGGAGTTCGGAAACCGAATATTTTTGGTACAGGACTACTTTGGATGCAGCACCGTCCATTGAGGACGGCCAAGGTCTCAAATGGTGGATCGTACTCTGTCTCTTGCTCAGCTGGATCGTCGTGTTTTTCATCGTTATGAAGGGAATACAGTCGTCCGGCAAg GTGGTATACTTTACGTCCATGTTTCCGTATCTCGTGCTAACCATCTTCTTCATCCGCGGGATAACATTGAAAGGTGCGGGCGCCGGACTGGCGCACATGTACACGCCAAAG GTCGAGAAATTGGCTGAACCAATGGTCTGGCTTGATGCGGCGACTCAGGTCTTCTATAGCTTCGGACTGGCGTTCGGCTCCCTGATCGCGTTCGGCAGCTACAACACTCCCAACAACAACTGCGTGAGGGACGTGATCCTGGTGAGCGTGTGCAACGCGTTTACTGCCATTTACGCGAGCGTTGTCATTTTCGCCATTTTGGGGTTCAAGGCAATGTCAAACGTGGACAAGTGCGTTGTCAG CGCGAAGGATACCCTGATACAACATGGATTGCTGGGTAATTCGACCCCATTCGAGTTCGAACAATACGAAAAATTTATGAACACCTTCAACTCTTCAAGCATAAACATCACAATGAAAGAATGCAGTCTCAGCACCGAATTGGACAAA GCTGCCGAGGGCACCGGATTGGCTTTCATCATATTCACGCAGGCGATCGTAGAATTACCAGGCGCGCCGTTTTGGTCTTGCATTTTCTTCATGATGCTTCTCGCCCTCGGCCTGGGCTCGCAAATCGGATTACTCGAGGGTATGCTGTGCGTAATCTTCGACATAGATCTCTTCAAGAGAATAAAGAAGCAATACATGACAG GAGTTGTCTGCATCATATGCTTTTTCGTGGGGCTCATCTTCTGTACTGGCGCTGGAGAGTATTGGCTGAAGATGTTCGACAGTTTCGCCGGTACCATCGGTCTCGTTATAGTCGCCCTGATGGAAATGATCTCCGTGGTCTACATATACGGTCACGAAAA ATTTACGAAGGACATCGAAGAGATGACCGGATATAAACCTGGGCTTTATTGGCAAATCACGTGGCGATTTCTCGCTCCCTTAATAATGGCGGGCATCCTTCTGTTTAGCGTCGGTTCCATGTTCATCACGAAACCGCAATATTCGGCATGGAATGCGACAACG GGTGAGGCAAAAAAAACGGATTATCCTGGCTGGGTGCTGGGCATCGCCGGCATTATTATTTTGGCGGGTATTGCTCCGATTCCGATCGTTTACATTTTACGTCGTTTCCAATTGGTGAAACTCGACGTGGACATACATCAAGGCAGTATTCGACGTATCGACACTACCGTTTCTACTAAGGAGATGATGGGCGACGTTGAT CTTGACGAATATCACGATCGGCTCGAGGACTTCCCGGAAGAAGACGAAGACGTTAACAGCGACGATGATACAAACGCCGCACCGACTATGAGTAAATTAGCTAACAAAGCAATGAAGGGTAGGGCCTTCAAAATGGAAGTAATGAACTTTTAA